Proteins encoded in a region of the Polynucleobacter antarcticus genome:
- a CDS encoding DUF934 domain-containing protein: MSKKDQILVFPKEGIPTLVSNDWHIWYGEQKGGTWTNPEWGAQKTLVPFSWWCIHSDSHPEDTELMSRAQQGQIGVWFAADDDVLQHADMIQVSKSLWSVVAVHFPIFRDGRSFSTAALLRDRFTWHGEIRAIGDVLIDQLLQGARVGLDAFDLRSDQDIETALRQFDLFSVTTQNSWRSKRTLLASYA, from the coding sequence ATGAGTAAAAAGGATCAAATCCTGGTATTCCCAAAAGAGGGAATACCTACGCTAGTGTCAAATGATTGGCATATTTGGTATGGTGAACAAAAGGGCGGTACTTGGACCAATCCAGAATGGGGTGCTCAGAAAACGCTAGTACCATTTTCTTGGTGGTGCATTCATAGTGATTCACACCCTGAGGACACTGAGCTCATGAGCCGTGCTCAACAAGGGCAGATCGGTGTTTGGTTTGCTGCAGATGATGATGTCTTGCAGCATGCTGACATGATCCAAGTTAGTAAATCGCTCTGGTCAGTTGTAGCAGTACATTTTCCTATTTTTAGAGATGGTAGAAGCTTTAGCACGGCGGCATTATTGCGAGATCGTTTTACTTGGCATGGAGAGATCAGAGCTATTGGTGATGTCTTGATTGATCAACTCTTACAAGGGGCTCGCGTTGGCTTGGATGCTTTTGACTTGCGATCAGATCAAGATATCGAGACTGCTCTTAGGCAATTTGATTTATTTTCAGTGACTACCCAGAATAGCTGGCGCAGTAAGCGGACGCTTCTCGCATCTTATGCTTAA
- a CDS encoding sirohydrochlorin chelatase — MKALILFGHGARDIRWREPFDRLKVLWTEQNPGTLVELAFLEMMQPSLEDAVATLSQQGADSIMIVPVFFGQGGHLRNDFPILLDACQQKYPQIQLSATPAVGEDETILQAIVEFGIKRL; from the coding sequence ATGAAAGCACTGATATTGTTTGGCCACGGTGCTCGCGATATACGTTGGCGAGAACCTTTTGATCGTCTCAAAGTGCTATGGACTGAGCAAAACCCCGGCACTCTAGTAGAACTCGCTTTTTTAGAAATGATGCAACCCTCACTAGAGGATGCGGTAGCCACATTAAGCCAACAAGGGGCTGATTCAATCATGATCGTGCCCGTTTTTTTTGGTCAAGGTGGTCATTTGCGCAATGACTTCCCTATTTTGTTAGACGCCTGTCAACAAAAATATCCTCAGATACAGTTAAGCGCAACGCCTGCTGTCGGAGAAGATGAGACTATCTTGCAAGCTATTGTTGAGTTTGGCATTAAAAGGCTCTAG
- the htpX gene encoding protease HtpX yields the protein MKRIFLFLVTNIAIMLVITIIINIFGLGQILDQEGIGLDLPALLMLSAVVGMTGSFISLAMSKSMAKHSTGAYVIVQPRNEGEQWLLSAVQRQASIAGIGMPEVAIYDAPDINAFATGMFRNDALVAVSTGLLNGMTRDEVEAVLAHEVSHVANGDMVTLALIQGVVNTFVFFLSRVVGHIIDRAVFKTERGHGPAYWVTTIIAQLVLGILASAIVMWFSRHREYRADAGAAHLEGKQKMISALERLQKSSNQPHLPEQLEAFGISGGMGSGLKQLFMSHPPLADRIEALRRM from the coding sequence ATGAAGCGTATTTTTCTATTTCTAGTAACCAACATTGCCATTATGTTGGTGATCACCATCATTATTAATATTTTCGGTCTTGGTCAGATTCTGGATCAAGAAGGTATTGGTCTCGACTTACCCGCTTTGCTCATGCTATCGGCAGTGGTAGGTATGACAGGCTCCTTCATTTCCTTGGCTATGTCTAAATCGATGGCTAAACATTCCACTGGGGCTTATGTCATTGTGCAACCCCGCAATGAGGGTGAGCAATGGCTGCTGAGTGCTGTCCAAAGACAGGCTAGCATTGCAGGCATTGGTATGCCAGAGGTAGCGATATACGATGCGCCTGACATCAATGCATTTGCAACGGGTATGTTTCGTAACGATGCCTTAGTGGCCGTGAGTACAGGCTTACTGAACGGTATGACGCGTGATGAAGTAGAGGCTGTGTTGGCCCACGAAGTCAGCCACGTTGCCAATGGTGATATGGTGACCTTGGCACTCATACAGGGTGTCGTGAATACGTTTGTGTTTTTCCTATCCAGAGTAGTTGGTCACATCATTGATCGCGCCGTCTTTAAAACAGAGCGTGGTCATGGTCCTGCATATTGGGTAACTACCATCATTGCGCAATTAGTACTAGGCATATTGGCCAGCGCAATCGTGATGTGGTTTAGTCGTCACCGTGAATATCGCGCTGATGCAGGAGCGGCGCATTTAGAAGGTAAGCAAAAGATGATTAGCGCCTTAGAGCGTTTGCAAAAATCATCTAATCAGCCGCATCTACCTGAACAGTTAGAAGCCTTTGGAATTTCTGGCGGAATGGGCAGCGGACTAAAACAATTGTTTATGAGTCACCCACCACTTGCGGATCGTATTGAGGCTCTGCGCCGAATGTAG
- a CDS encoding alpha/beta hydrolase family protein produces MMNQSRRAFLRRAIATSSSIAIPALALHHSPSFGSTDRFSIHDQDWVDPARDRLVPVRLYMPMATENSAPIPLVIFSHGIGGSRLGYTYLGRYWASNGFASMHVQHIGSDRSIWFGNLFSLVSRLQEAAQEQEAIARTNDLRFALTRLLDSPLGGAIDSKNVIVAGHSYGSNTALLTSGARVHRNGAPMDLRDPRITAAILISTPPFYGQTALSTILESVAIPTLHVTATEDTIRIPGYYSGYEDRLAIFDAIGSKTKSLVVFEGGTHSIFTDRTNTGGAVLNQQIKEATQELSLGFLKQITRKQDSDILDWSERHKAILFKVVA; encoded by the coding sequence ATGATGAATCAATCTAGAAGAGCATTTTTGAGGCGGGCAATCGCTACCTCCTCTTCTATTGCCATTCCTGCTCTCGCACTACATCACAGCCCGAGCTTTGGATCCACTGACAGGTTTAGCATTCACGATCAAGATTGGGTTGATCCTGCGCGCGATCGCCTGGTACCCGTCCGCCTCTATATGCCTATGGCTACCGAAAACTCTGCGCCTATTCCATTGGTTATTTTTTCTCATGGTATTGGTGGCTCACGCTTGGGCTATACCTATCTCGGTCGCTACTGGGCCAGTAACGGCTTTGCCAGTATGCATGTTCAGCACATCGGCAGTGATCGCTCTATTTGGTTTGGAAACCTGTTTAGCTTAGTATCCCGGCTGCAGGAAGCTGCCCAAGAACAAGAGGCGATTGCCAGGACCAATGACCTCCGTTTTGCTCTAACACGCTTACTAGATAGTCCATTAGGTGGCGCCATTGATAGTAAAAATGTGATTGTCGCTGGGCACTCCTATGGATCTAATACCGCTTTACTGACATCGGGCGCACGCGTTCATCGCAACGGGGCCCCTATGGATTTGCGTGACCCGCGCATCACAGCAGCTATTCTGATTTCTACGCCGCCCTTTTATGGGCAAACAGCCCTATCGACCATACTAGAATCTGTTGCTATTCCTACCTTGCATGTGACAGCCACTGAGGATACGATTCGCATTCCTGGGTACTACAGTGGGTATGAAGATCGACTCGCAATTTTTGATGCCATTGGCAGTAAAACGAAGTCCCTGGTGGTATTTGAAGGGGGTACCCATAGTATTTTCACGGATCGCACAAATACCGGTGGCGCCGTTCTGAATCAACAAATAAAAGAGGCCACCCAAGAGTTGAGTCTGGGTTTCTTAAAGCAGATTACGCGTAAGCAAGATTCGGACATCCTTGATTGGTCTGAACGTCACAAAGCCATTTTATTTAAAGTAGTCGCTTAA
- a CDS encoding nitrite/sulfite reductase, with translation MYKYDKIDQTLVDQRVSQFRDQVARRLSGDLAEDEFKPLRLQNGLYLQRHAYMLRVAIPYGLLSSQQLRQLAMIAEKYDRGYGHFTTRQNIQFNWVTLEDTPEILAELAKVEMHAIQTSGNCIRNITSDAFAGVASDEYIDPRPICELLRQWSTLHPEFAHLPRKFKFAINGAKEDRTVLLCHDVGIELKKNSTGGLIADLYAGGGMGRTPILGSLIKSALPWQVLPSYLTALLRVYNRFGRRDNLYKARIKILVKALGPEEFARQVEGEWTHIKNGDDDFSQAEWQRVAQHFTKPTYKVLSHFNSTKLMAIAPEAEKLTFARWLDRNTKPHQVPGYVSVVLSLKPHGTVAPGDATTAQMLAIADLADRYSFGELRVTHEQNLVLADVEQGQLFSLWQAAKKQYVALPNIGLLTDIIACPGGDFCSLANAKSLPIAKAIQERFDNLDYLFDLGDISLNISGCINSCGHHHVGNIGVLGVDKDGEEWYQITLGGEQGHHAAIGKVIGPSFDASEIPNVITKIINTYVEKRIDGESFIQAYRRMGISPFKDAAYKNSKKKDHAKATSLLEGIS, from the coding sequence ATGTATAAATATGACAAGATTGACCAAACCCTGGTGGACCAGCGGGTTTCTCAATTTAGAGATCAGGTGGCAAGGCGTCTGAGTGGCGACTTAGCGGAGGATGAATTTAAGCCCTTGAGGCTGCAAAACGGCCTTTACCTTCAGCGCCACGCCTATATGTTGCGTGTAGCTATACCGTATGGCTTGCTGAGCTCTCAGCAATTGAGGCAATTAGCCATGATTGCTGAAAAGTATGATCGAGGTTATGGGCACTTTACAACACGCCAAAATATTCAATTTAACTGGGTTACCTTAGAGGACACCCCAGAAATTCTTGCAGAGCTGGCCAAAGTTGAAATGCATGCTATTCAAACATCGGGTAACTGTATTCGTAATATTACGAGCGATGCCTTTGCTGGTGTTGCTAGCGATGAATATATTGATCCTCGCCCCATTTGTGAGCTACTGCGTCAATGGTCAACATTACATCCAGAGTTTGCACACTTGCCACGTAAGTTCAAGTTTGCAATTAATGGTGCTAAAGAAGATCGTACTGTGCTCCTTTGTCATGACGTAGGTATTGAGTTAAAGAAAAATAGTACGGGAGGGCTAATTGCTGATTTGTATGCTGGCGGAGGTATGGGCCGCACACCCATATTAGGATCATTGATCAAGTCAGCCTTACCATGGCAAGTCTTACCCAGTTATTTGACCGCGCTGCTAAGGGTATACAACCGCTTTGGCCGTCGTGATAATCTGTATAAAGCTCGGATCAAAATACTAGTCAAAGCTTTAGGGCCGGAAGAGTTTGCGCGCCAAGTAGAAGGTGAGTGGACTCACATTAAAAATGGTGACGATGACTTTAGTCAAGCTGAATGGCAACGGGTTGCTCAGCACTTTACAAAGCCGACTTATAAAGTGTTGTCACATTTCAACAGTACAAAATTAATGGCTATCGCACCGGAAGCAGAAAAGCTTACATTTGCTCGCTGGCTTGATCGCAACACCAAGCCACACCAAGTGCCAGGTTATGTCAGCGTAGTGCTGTCTCTGAAGCCTCATGGGACAGTGGCACCGGGGGATGCAACAACTGCGCAGATGTTGGCGATTGCCGATTTAGCAGATCGATATAGTTTTGGTGAGTTGCGTGTTACGCATGAGCAAAATTTAGTCCTCGCGGATGTGGAGCAGGGCCAATTATTTTCTTTATGGCAGGCTGCAAAAAAACAATATGTAGCGCTCCCCAATATTGGCTTACTAACCGATATTATTGCCTGCCCTGGCGGCGATTTTTGCTCTCTTGCAAACGCTAAATCACTTCCTATTGCTAAAGCAATTCAGGAGCGATTCGATAATCTAGATTACTTATTTGACTTGGGTGACATTTCTTTAAATATCTCAGGTTGTATAAACTCTTGTGGACATCATCATGTTGGCAATATTGGGGTGCTTGGAGTGGATAAAGATGGTGAAGAGTGGTATCAAATTACTCTGGGTGGTGAACAAGGTCATCATGCTGCGATTGGTAAAGTAATTGGCCCATCCTTTGATGCAAGTGAGATTCCCAATGTCATCACAAAGATCATCAATACTTATGTTGAAAAACGAATCGATGGAGAATCTTTTATTCAAGCCTATCGTCGCATGGGGATAAGTCCTTTTAAAGATGCAGCCTATAAAAACAGTAAGAAAAAAGATCATGCCAAGGCTACTTCTTTACTTGAGGGTATCTCATGA
- a CDS encoding SemiSWEET transporter: MDFDNLLGFIAASMTTAAFIPQTYHSIITKDLSGISLGMYSAFSIGVILWIIYGIRIDSSPIIVANIITLGLSATILYLKIQHMRQTKETQY, translated from the coding sequence ATGGATTTCGATAACTTACTGGGTTTTATAGCGGCAAGTATGACTACTGCAGCCTTTATTCCACAAACCTACCACTCCATTATTACCAAAGATCTCTCGGGCATCTCATTAGGCATGTATTCTGCTTTTAGTATTGGTGTGATTCTCTGGATCATTTACGGCATACGTATCGATAGCAGCCCTATCATAGTAGCGAACATCATTACCTTGGGACTATCTGCAACGATTTTGTATTTGAAAATTCAGCATATGCGCCAGACAAAAGAAACTCAGTACTAG
- a CDS encoding nitroreductase family protein — MDTFEAIRQRRAIKAFDPTYQISKVEQDQLIDLAMQAPSSFNIQHWRLVNVTDTALRAQLREAAFDQAQVTEGSLLFVVCADIKAWEKDPQRYWTNAPKEAQDILVPWINPFYSGKEQLQRDEAMRSVGILMQTMMLSAKAMGYDSCPMVGFDFDKVAKIIKLPKDYAVGAMLVIGKGIKPAWPKPGFISSAEMVVENHF; from the coding sequence ATGGATACATTTGAAGCAATTCGCCAAAGAAGAGCCATTAAGGCCTTTGACCCCACTTATCAGATTAGTAAAGTAGAGCAAGATCAATTAATTGATTTGGCAATGCAAGCCCCATCTTCATTCAATATTCAGCATTGGAGATTGGTCAATGTAACAGATACCGCTCTGAGAGCGCAATTGCGTGAGGCGGCATTTGATCAGGCGCAGGTGACTGAGGGCTCCTTACTATTTGTAGTGTGTGCCGACATTAAGGCTTGGGAAAAAGACCCGCAACGATATTGGACCAATGCGCCAAAAGAAGCGCAGGACATTTTGGTGCCTTGGATTAATCCATTTTATTCTGGCAAAGAGCAATTACAGCGTGATGAAGCGATGCGCTCAGTCGGCATCTTGATGCAAACCATGATGCTCTCTGCTAAAGCGATGGGTTATGACTCATGCCCAATGGTGGGATTTGATTTTGACAAAGTTGCGAAAATTATCAAATTACCTAAAGACTATGCAGTAGGTGCCATGCTAGTCATTGGTAAAGGTATTAAGCCTGCATGGCCAAAGCCTGGCTTTATTTCTTCAGCCGAAATGGTAGTAGAAAACCATTTCTAA
- a CDS encoding 4-oxalocrotonate tautomerase, which yields MPLIQIQLFEGRSDEVKREYAQAITEAAVKIMGCSADSVDIIYQDVKKSDWATAGKMWSD from the coding sequence ATGCCTTTAATTCAGATTCAGCTATTTGAAGGACGTTCTGATGAAGTCAAGCGAGAATATGCGCAGGCGATTACTGAGGCGGCTGTGAAGATTATGGGCTGCTCTGCAGACTCGGTCGATATCATTTATCAAGATGTCAAAAAATCAGATTGGGCTACCGCAGGGAAGATGTGGAGTGATTAG
- the cobA gene encoding uroporphyrinogen-III C-methyltransferase → MMTRKLTHPPLLGTVYLVGAGPGAADLISVRGARLLEQADIVFYDALVEPEMLEICSQAKLIPVGKRCGKLSSVQQFINKRLVDAAKQYAVIVRLKGGDPMLFGRADEELQALRNAGIKVEVVPGITAALAGAAAIGQSLTLRGVSRSVAFVTMAQGDDNVLLGQPISQPSADTLVYYMGRKDAVKIASQLLATNVPQHRADTTVHILEAVSTSRERHWSSTLGELALGKADAWFDSSSPALIMIGQALKLSHQMEDCLEPFNAKLNNSLQDSLIFSDSRRCA, encoded by the coding sequence ATGATGACTAGAAAATTAACTCATCCCCCCCTTTTAGGTACAGTCTATCTTGTTGGCGCTGGGCCCGGTGCGGCAGATCTGATTTCCGTTCGCGGCGCCAGACTCTTAGAGCAAGCAGACATTGTGTTTTACGATGCCCTAGTGGAACCAGAGATGTTGGAGATATGTAGTCAGGCCAAGTTAATTCCTGTAGGTAAACGCTGCGGTAAACTTTCTTCGGTACAGCAATTTATTAACAAAAGATTGGTGGATGCAGCTAAACAATATGCAGTGATTGTGCGTTTAAAGGGCGGTGACCCTATGCTTTTTGGTAGAGCAGATGAAGAGCTGCAAGCCCTAAGAAATGCGGGTATCAAAGTCGAGGTAGTACCCGGTATTACCGCAGCTTTAGCGGGTGCAGCCGCTATTGGCCAATCACTTACATTGCGTGGCGTTAGCAGGAGTGTCGCGTTTGTGACGATGGCACAAGGGGATGACAATGTGTTGCTAGGTCAGCCCATAAGTCAACCATCCGCTGATACCTTGGTCTATTACATGGGTCGCAAAGATGCCGTGAAGATTGCTAGTCAACTATTGGCTACAAACGTGCCGCAGCACAGAGCGGATACAACAGTACATATTTTGGAGGCAGTGAGCACCTCTAGGGAGAGGCATTGGTCTAGTACTCTAGGTGAACTAGCACTAGGAAAAGCAGATGCATGGTTTGATAGTAGTTCGCCGGCACTGATTATGATTGGACAGGCTCTCAAGTTATCCCATCAGATGGAAGACTGCCTAGAGCCTTTTAATGCCAAACTCAACAATAGCTTGCAAGATAGTCTCATCTTCTCCGACAGCAGGCGTTGCGCTTAA
- a CDS encoding LON peptidase substrate-binding domain-containing protein: protein MSKITSPKQKVPLFPLGTVLFPGGVIALKIFEARYLDMIKRCMREKTEFGVVSIIQSADPEREDAPVVFSSIGTLAQIEDFDPIQPALYMTRSLGTQRFKILSTQQEPDGLWMGEIELLENDPLIPIPQEHQSISALLEEIIAVIKNEDLLGDAPFKQPYKIDDCGWVANRLAELLPISLEQKNHLLGQINPRIRLDLITEIIEDDDLRKIVIH from the coding sequence ATGTCAAAAATTACCTCACCAAAGCAAAAAGTACCCTTATTTCCTTTGGGCACCGTTCTTTTTCCGGGGGGTGTGATTGCCCTGAAGATTTTTGAGGCGCGCTATCTCGATATGATTAAGCGCTGTATGCGTGAAAAGACTGAATTCGGCGTGGTGAGCATCATTCAAAGTGCCGACCCTGAGCGTGAAGATGCGCCGGTGGTTTTTTCAAGTATTGGTACGCTGGCGCAGATTGAAGATTTTGATCCCATTCAGCCCGCCCTCTACATGACCAGATCACTGGGAACCCAGCGCTTCAAGATTCTATCTACTCAGCAAGAGCCCGATGGATTATGGATGGGAGAAATTGAACTACTAGAAAATGATCCCCTCATACCGATACCGCAAGAGCATCAAAGTATTAGCGCCCTCTTAGAAGAAATTATTGCCGTGATTAAAAACGAGGATCTGCTTGGGGATGCTCCTTTTAAGCAGCCCTATAAGATTGATGACTGCGGCTGGGTAGCCAATCGTCTTGCTGAACTGCTGCCCATTTCCCTGGAGCAAAAGAATCACTTGCTAGGCCAAATCAATCCAAGAATACGACTCGATTTAATTACTGAGATCATAGAAGATGATGATTTAAGAAAGATCGTGATTCACTAA
- a CDS encoding DsbA family oxidoreductase: MQTKLKIDFVSDVACPWCAVGLGNLTQAIATINDKESIELHFQPFELNPTMPLGGQDAMEHLTQKYGLSEAQVSSNQANIRAKAKEVGFEFHPDGRKRVYNTFNCHRLLYWALQAYGPAAQYRLKRELLRAYFEDVSNMDEAETLLCAVDRSELDRAKALEIINSKLYENEVKLLETHYTDEGISAVPAVILNDQYLISGAQPIEVYQEAIAQALSEASPSE; the protein is encoded by the coding sequence ATGCAAACTAAGTTAAAAATTGATTTTGTCTCCGATGTGGCATGCCCCTGGTGTGCTGTTGGCTTAGGTAATTTAACGCAAGCCATTGCGACGATAAATGATAAAGAGTCCATTGAGTTACATTTTCAGCCATTTGAATTAAACCCCACCATGCCCCTCGGCGGACAAGATGCGATGGAGCATTTAACGCAAAAGTATGGACTGAGTGAGGCGCAAGTAAGCTCCAATCAAGCGAACATTCGCGCTAAAGCAAAAGAAGTGGGATTTGAATTTCATCCTGATGGTCGCAAGCGGGTGTACAACACTTTTAATTGCCATCGTTTGCTTTATTGGGCATTACAAGCGTACGGTCCAGCTGCACAATATCGCTTAAAGCGAGAACTCTTACGTGCCTACTTTGAAGATGTTAGCAATATGGATGAGGCGGAAACGCTCTTATGTGCAGTGGATAGAAGTGAGTTAGATCGTGCTAAAGCACTGGAGATCATCAATAGCAAGCTTTACGAAAATGAAGTCAAGTTATTAGAGACTCACTATACGGATGAAGGTATTAGTGCAGTACCTGCCGTCATTCTGAATGATCAATATCTAATCTCTGGAGCTCAGCCTATAGAGGTATATCAAGAAGCTATTGCCCAGGCACTGAGTGAGGCTTCGCCGTCTGAGTGA
- a CDS encoding phosphate-starvation-inducible protein PsiE, with product MFVKRLIDTTEKGFLIIIALFTVGAMAQEVMLLIELRKVELKDLLLMFIYAEVLGMLGAFYSSHRIPITIPLFIAMTALSRLIILQGKDGDPSILLYESGAILMIAISCWVINRLRERE from the coding sequence GTGTTTGTAAAACGCCTGATAGATACAACAGAAAAAGGTTTCTTAATCATCATTGCCCTATTTACTGTAGGCGCCATGGCGCAAGAAGTTATGTTGCTGATTGAGTTACGTAAGGTAGAGCTCAAAGACCTCTTGTTGATGTTCATTTATGCCGAGGTGCTCGGTATGCTGGGCGCGTTCTATAGTAGCCACCGCATTCCCATTACCATCCCTCTATTTATTGCTATGACTGCATTGAGTAGATTGATCATCCTGCAAGGCAAGGATGGCGATCCCTCGATTCTTCTTTATGAGAGTGGTGCCATCTTAATGATCGCGATCTCCTGTTGGGTCATTAATAGATTACGTGAACGAGAATAG
- a CDS encoding class II aldolase/adducin family protein: MTAHISAQEQKIREDLATAYCLAAKLGWGDGVYTHISAALPQEPGAYLINQFGLLFHEVTPQNLVKVNTLGEIISGTGPVNQSGFAIHGAIHTARADAQCVLHLHVDAVIAVSAQKQGLLPMSQHALRFYEDVGYHEYQGLALSANEQDALIQNLGNKKVLLLRNHGSVICGSSVQQAFYLMDVLSKACTIQLLAGNVDHITLPSPEVCELTYHQLCADGEQEGQIEWPAYQRLQHLLSQ, encoded by the coding sequence ATGACAGCCCATATTTCTGCACAGGAGCAGAAAATTCGAGAAGATCTCGCCACCGCCTATTGTTTGGCTGCTAAGTTAGGCTGGGGCGATGGCGTTTATACCCATATATCCGCTGCACTGCCTCAGGAGCCTGGGGCATACCTCATCAATCAATTTGGTTTGCTGTTTCATGAGGTGACCCCCCAAAATTTAGTGAAGGTGAATACGCTTGGGGAGATTATCTCGGGTACTGGCCCAGTAAATCAGTCTGGGTTCGCTATTCATGGGGCTATTCATACAGCACGAGCAGATGCCCAATGTGTTTTGCATTTGCATGTAGACGCGGTGATTGCGGTATCGGCTCAGAAGCAGGGCCTACTTCCTATGTCACAACATGCCTTACGCTTTTATGAAGATGTGGGGTATCACGAGTATCAAGGTTTAGCGCTTTCGGCAAACGAGCAAGATGCACTAATCCAGAATCTAGGAAATAAAAAAGTACTCTTATTGAGAAACCACGGCAGCGTGATTTGTGGATCCAGCGTTCAGCAGGCTTTTTATTTAATGGATGTATTGAGCAAGGCCTGCACAATTCAGTTATTAGCAGGAAATGTGGATCATATAACGCTCCCCAGCCCTGAAGTCTGTGAGCTGACCTATCATCAACTCTGTGCTGACGGAGAGCAGGAGGGTCAAATAGAATGGCCAGCCTATCAGCGTTTGCAGCATTTATTAAGTCAATAA
- a CDS encoding LysR family transcriptional regulator yields MDRIQGIALFIRVVETGSFSKAAEDLGVTQPTATKFVASTEKRLGVLLLHRSTRGVTTTEIGRLYYEKCKVIAKEIEEADDLATLSQSKVRGRLTISASVAFGRRVLTPTILDFMSHHPELEVNLNMDDRYINLIEQGVDLAIRMRRLPDSSLGSRLLGSNPWMLVASPTYIKTHAAPNTPEDIRDHQALVYSTVQGDHRWSFTNQSGQAKNIEVQGPFASNNLSSILAAARAGMGIAVLPCYVAHQSINDGILAPIMEDWSIPEQEIHAVYSSPKHVPTKVSQCIDWLQAQFKGEWWKGMPAGK; encoded by the coding sequence ATGGATCGCATACAGGGCATTGCTTTATTTATCCGCGTAGTGGAAACCGGCTCTTTTAGTAAAGCTGCTGAGGATTTAGGGGTGACGCAACCGACAGCAACGAAGTTTGTTGCTAGCACTGAAAAGCGTTTGGGTGTGCTCTTACTGCATCGCAGTACGCGCGGTGTCACCACGACTGAAATTGGCAGGCTGTACTATGAAAAGTGCAAAGTCATCGCAAAAGAAATTGAAGAGGCCGATGATTTAGCCACCCTATCGCAATCCAAAGTCAGGGGTAGACTCACAATCAGCGCATCGGTTGCTTTTGGAAGACGCGTGCTGACACCGACCATCCTAGATTTCATGTCCCATCATCCTGAGCTTGAGGTGAACCTCAATATGGATGATCGCTACATCAATCTCATTGAACAAGGCGTGGATCTTGCCATTCGGATGAGGCGCTTACCGGACTCCTCCCTAGGTTCTCGACTCTTAGGCTCCAATCCCTGGATGCTCGTGGCCAGTCCTACTTATATCAAGACTCATGCAGCACCCAATACGCCTGAGGATATTCGCGATCACCAAGCCTTAGTGTATTCAACAGTGCAAGGCGATCATCGTTGGAGCTTTACCAATCAGAGTGGACAAGCTAAAAATATTGAAGTCCAAGGGCCGTTTGCTTCTAATAATTTATCCTCTATCTTAGCGGCTGCAAGAGCAGGTATGGGAATAGCTGTACTACCTTGCTATGTGGCGCATCAATCCATCAACGATGGGATACTCGCGCCCATTATGGAAGACTGGTCTATTCCAGAACAAGAGATTCATGCGGTGTATTCCTCACCAAAGCATGTGCCTACAAAAGTAAGTCAGTGTATTGACTGGCTACAGGCTCAATTTAAAGGCGAATGGTGGAAAGGAATGCCAGCTGGTAAATAA